The Candidatus Kryptonium sp. genome contains a region encoding:
- the kdsA gene encoding 3-deoxy-8-phosphooctulonate synthase, giving the protein MTKIVEVGNIKIGGGNPIVVIAGPCVVENYEITYETAKRAKQITTELGMPFIFKSSYKKANRTSLKGFSTIGEKLALEILAQIKKELDIPILTDIHSEPEAEMAAEYVDVLQIPAFLCRQTELLIAAGKTGKAVNIKKGQFMAPEDMKYAAEKVASTGNEKILLTERGTTFGYHNLVVDMRSLPIMRSTGYPVVIDATHSVQLPSVGEKSGGRPEFIFHIARAAVAVGVDAIFLETHPEPSRALSDAASQLKLDYLYELLSQVKQIDELVKKFEQTTVAK; this is encoded by the coding sequence ATGACAAAGATAGTTGAAGTTGGAAACATAAAAATCGGCGGTGGAAATCCAATCGTCGTCATAGCTGGACCTTGCGTAGTTGAGAATTACGAAATAACTTACGAAACAGCCAAACGAGCTAAACAGATCACAACCGAACTTGGAATGCCTTTTATTTTTAAATCAAGTTATAAAAAAGCAAATAGGACAAGTTTAAAGGGTTTTTCAACGATTGGTGAAAAATTAGCGCTTGAAATCCTTGCGCAAATTAAAAAAGAACTTGACATCCCAATCCTCACCGACATTCATTCAGAACCGGAAGCGGAGATGGCTGCTGAATATGTTGATGTACTTCAAATACCGGCCTTCCTCTGCAGACAAACGGAACTACTGATTGCCGCTGGAAAAACGGGAAAAGCAGTTAATATAAAAAAAGGTCAATTTATGGCACCAGAAGATATGAAATATGCAGCTGAAAAGGTTGCTTCAACTGGAAATGAAAAAATTTTGTTAACCGAACGAGGGACGACATTTGGATATCATAATCTCGTCGTTGACATGCGCTCCTTACCAATTATGCGCTCAACAGGTTATCCTGTCGTAATAGATGCCACTCATTCAGTTCAATTGCCAAGCGTTGGAGAGAAATCTGGCGGAAGACCTGAGTTTATATTTCACATCGCAAGAGCTGCTGTTGCCGTCGGAGTTGATGCGATATTCCTTGAAACACATCCAGAACCATCAAGAGCTTTAAGCGATGCGGCAAGCCAGCTAAAACTTGATTACTTATATGAACTATTAAGCCAAGTCAAACAAATAGATGAGCTCGTTAAAAAATTTGAACAAACAACTGTTGCCAAATGA
- a CDS encoding methylglyoxal synthase, producing the protein MVAFATQNKKKLEKFNLIGTGTTAKLVKEKTGLKIKAYHSGPYGGDVEIAALVVQGKCDAVIFLHDPLEPHPHDPDIKTLMRVCDVYNIPLATNLATAEIIINAISSEATNPSETTR; encoded by the coding sequence ATGGTTGCATTTGCAACTCAAAACAAAAAGAAACTTGAAAAATTCAATTTAATTGGAACCGGAACGACCGCTAAACTTGTAAAGGAAAAAACAGGTTTAAAAATCAAAGCATATCATTCAGGTCCATATGGTGGTGATGTGGAAATCGCAGCACTTGTTGTGCAAGGTAAATGCGACGCTGTTATCTTTCTTCACGATCCGCTTGAACCTCACCCACACGATCCCGACATTAAAACATTAATGAGAGTTTGTGATGTTTACAATATCCCACTTGCGACGAATCTTGCAACTGCGGAGATCATCATAAATGCGATTTCAAGCGAAGCCACAAATCCAAGCGAGACCACACGCTAA
- the bshB1 gene encoding bacillithiol biosynthesis deacetylase BshB1, which translates to MKHQTNLELMKLYALAIAAHPDDIELSCSGTIIKLTQKNYPVGILDLTRGELGTRGDEKMRAKEAKEASSLMGVSIRENLKLPDGGIEVTQKNKIELIKIIRKYKPEIIFAPYWIERHPDHENTSKLVREAWYLSGLVKLKTKLNGKEQEAFRPKKIFFYVQYFYQQFIPNLIIDISDVFEKKMKVIECYKSQFFNPSVKLNADETLLSTADFKEYLIAQARFFGQMIGRKYGEPFLTLSPIGLNGIDSVILPERS; encoded by the coding sequence TTGAAACATCAAACAAACCTTGAGCTTATGAAACTTTACGCTCTTGCGATCGCAGCTCACCCAGACGACATAGAGTTAAGCTGTAGTGGAACGATAATAAAATTAACACAAAAAAATTATCCCGTTGGGATTCTTGATCTTACCCGAGGAGAGCTTGGCACACGAGGGGATGAGAAAATGAGGGCAAAAGAAGCAAAGGAAGCTTCATCTCTTATGGGCGTTAGCATCCGTGAGAATCTTAAACTACCAGACGGTGGGATAGAAGTCACTCAAAAAAACAAAATTGAGCTGATAAAAATAATCAGAAAATACAAACCCGAAATAATTTTCGCTCCATATTGGATTGAGCGACACCCGGACCACGAAAACACGAGCAAACTTGTCCGGGAAGCATGGTATCTTTCAGGGCTTGTTAAGTTAAAAACAAAATTAAATGGGAAAGAACAAGAAGCATTTCGCCCGAAGAAAATTTTCTTCTATGTGCAATACTTTTATCAACAGTTCATCCCAAACTTGATCATAGACATATCCGATGTGTTTGAGAAAAAGATGAAAGTCATTGAATGTTACAAATCACAGTTTTTTAATCCATCTGTAAAGTTAAATGCAGATGAAACTCTTTTGAGCACGGCGGACTTTAAAGAGTATCTCATTGCTCAAGCTCGTTTCTTCGGACAGATGATAGGACGAAAATACGGAGAACCATTTTTAACGCTAAGCCCTATAGGATTAAATGGAATAGACAGCGTAATTTTGCCAGAGCGAAGTTAA
- a CDS encoding HAD hydrolase family protein — protein MKAKKDALEKAKKVKMILLDVDGVLTDGSIIYSSNCGEIKIFNAQDGFGIVRAIELDLKVGIITGRESDIIKKRASELGITDLIQSAIDKVKPFEMLAEKYNLKPEQFCYVGDDILDIPLLKKVGFSAAPANARNEVKRVVDYVASASGGNGAVREIIDFILKAQKKI, from the coding sequence ATGAAAGCAAAAAAAGACGCACTTGAAAAAGCTAAAAAAGTTAAAATGATACTTCTTGATGTTGACGGCGTCTTAACAGATGGGAGCATAATTTATTCTTCAAACTGCGGGGAGATAAAAATTTTCAATGCGCAGGACGGATTTGGCATCGTAAGAGCTATTGAGCTTGACCTAAAGGTTGGAATTATCACTGGAAGAGAATCTGACATAATCAAAAAAAGGGCAAGCGAGCTTGGGATAACGGATTTGATTCAAAGTGCGATTGACAAAGTGAAACCTTTTGAAATGCTCGCCGAAAAATACAACCTCAAACCAGAACAATTTTGCTATGTTGGCGATGACATACTTGATATTCCGCTTTTGAAAAAAGTTGGTTTCAGCGCTGCACCTGCAAACGCAAGAAACGAAGTTAAGAGAGTCGTTGACTATGTTGCTTCTGCATCAGGAGGAAATGGAGCGGTAAGGGAAATAATTGATTTCATATTGAAGGCACAGAAAAAAATTTGA